One Campylobacter pinnipediorum subsp. caledonicus genomic window carries:
- the pyrF gene encoding orotidine-5'-phosphate decarboxylase, producing MKLCVALDMQSLDENLNLARGLNGLDIWMKVGLRSYLRDGALFLTELKKMNFKIFLDLKLHDIPNTMADAAEVIADLGIDMTNIHASAGKRAMSEVANRLSIKSSRPLLFAVSALTSFSQDEFFDVYNETINNRVRKFSIDAYECGLDGMVCSVFESKLIKQSTSNSFLTLTPGIRPFKESSDDQNRVADINTAKENLSDFIVVGRPIYKSDNPRMVVEKILSEI from the coding sequence ATGAAGCTTTGTGTAGCGCTTGATATGCAAAGCTTAGATGAAAATTTAAATCTCGCAAGAGGTTTAAATGGTCTTGATATATGGATGAAAGTTGGACTTAGAAGCTATCTTAGAGATGGGGCTTTGTTTTTAACTGAGCTAAAAAAGATGAATTTTAAAATTTTTTTAGACCTTAAACTTCACGATATACCAAACACAATGGCAGATGCTGCTGAGGTTATAGCTGATCTTGGCATAGATATGACAAATATCCACGCAAGCGCCGGAAAAAGAGCTATGAGCGAGGTCGCAAATAGACTAAGTATAAAGTCAAGTCGCCCATTGCTCTTTGCTGTGTCAGCTCTTACTAGTTTTTCTCAAGATGAGTTTTTTGATGTTTATAATGAAACTATAAATAATCGTGTTAGGAAATTTAGTATAGATGCTTATGAGTGTGGTCTTGATGGGATGGTTTGCTCTGTTTTTGAAAGCAAACTTATAAAACAATCAACAAGCAATAGCTTTTTAACACTAACTCCGGGCATTAGACCATTTAAAGAGTCATCAGATGATCAAAACAGAGTAGCTGATATAAATACCGCAAAAGAAAATTTAAGCGATTTTATAGTGGTCGGTCGCCCTATATATAAGTCTGACAACCCAAGAATGGTTGTAGAAAAGATACTATCTGAGATTTAA
- the cbiM gene encoding cobalt transporter CbiM encodes MHISEGVLNNTIITAGWAVSTSLAAYALYKLKNKDMPKIAMLSSLFFIGSFIHIPVGPTSVHLLFNGLIGAIGGLNSFLAIMIALFFQALLYGFGGIGVLGVNTFIMAFPAVVVWYFLRPKLHKNTNLVSFIGGFLPVLLSVILLCAVLLINSTKLEYAIYMIVLFNLPLMFIEGFISVFTLRFILKYKPDFL; translated from the coding sequence GGATGGGCTGTATCTACTTCATTAGCTGCCTACGCACTTTATAAATTAAAAAACAAAGACATGCCAAAAATTGCAATGCTATCGTCTTTGTTTTTTATAGGTTCGTTTATACACATACCGGTTGGGCCTACAAGCGTTCATCTTTTGTTTAACGGCTTGATTGGGGCAATTGGCGGTTTAAACTCGTTTTTGGCTATAATGATAGCTCTATTTTTTCAAGCCCTGCTTTATGGGTTTGGAGGCATAGGGGTTCTTGGTGTAAACACCTTTATTATGGCATTTCCAGCAGTTGTGGTTTGGTATTTTTTAAGACCCAAACTACACAAAAATACGAATTTAGTATCTTTTATAGGTGGTTTTTTGCCGGTTTTATTAAGCGTTATATTATTGTGTGCGGTTTTGCTTATAAATAGTACAAAACTCGAATATGCTATTTATATGATCGTATTATTTAACCTACCATTAATGTTTATAGAAGGCTTTATATCAGTATTTACATTGCGTTTTATCTTAAAATATAAGCCTGATTTTTTATGA
- a CDS encoding CbiQ family ECF transporter T component, with the protein MNKPVCYLLCIILYDFLLLNLNDFGAFDFFIPFFAFLFLCPDKKSVFFWLLGLNLFILFIVISYLINNEIQNAKIIFLRSNLILLLVLSLLFNKDQYFITKALYELKFPQKIIAIMVINSRLFSDFLQKTKQIPKTLKARGVNLTTSFFTYKCYANLIGKNIVASLDLAFEIFNTMKVRGYKDKIAFLHSEKAHFGEIMLLILSVLNILYRIIIN; encoded by the coding sequence ATGAACAAACCGGTTTGTTACTTACTTTGCATAATACTTTATGATTTTTTATTGCTTAATTTAAACGATTTTGGCGCATTTGACTTTTTTATACCATTTTTTGCGTTTTTATTTTTATGTCCTGATAAAAAAAGTGTATTTTTTTGGCTACTTGGATTGAATTTATTTATCCTTTTTATAGTCATTTCATACCTTATAAACAACGAAATACAAAATGCAAAAATTATCTTTTTAAGATCAAATTTAATACTTCTTTTAGTTCTTAGTTTGCTATTTAACAAAGATCAATACTTTATTACAAAAGCACTTTATGAGCTTAAATTTCCACAAAAAATTATAGCCATAATGGTAATAAATTCAAGATTATTTAGTGATTTTTTACAAAAAACCAAACAAATACCAAAAACGTTAAAAGCAAGAGGCGTTAACCTAACAACCTCATTTTTTACATACAAATGTTATGCCAATTTAATAGGCAAAAATATAGTTGCCAGTCTTGATCTTGCATTTGAAATTTTTAATACAATGAAAGTAAGGGGATATAAAGACAAAATTGCATTTTTGCATTCAGAAAAAGCACATTTTGGAGAAATAATGCTTTTAATACTTAGCGTTTTAAATATTTTATATAGGATTATAATTAATTGA
- a CDS encoding ABC transporter ATP-binding protein produces MKNLVEIRNLSFKYKDKTILQNINLDIQEDSKIVIHGNNGRGKSTFLSLLAGLKDDCKENIKTRPDLKIAYLFQDSNDQFIAPNVIEDVAFSLLVDGVNAKEAERLSNNILERLKISHLKNNSIYYLSGGEKRLVAIAGMLVRYADLYLLDEPFKELDKEKTNLVLEILNEKKAFVLITHEKKELLQNVEFFDLDMLEKEF; encoded by the coding sequence ATGAAAAATTTAGTAGAAATTAGAAATTTATCTTTCAAATACAAAGACAAAACCATCTTACAAAACATAAACTTAGATATACAAGAAGACTCAAAAATAGTAATACACGGAAATAACGGCAGAGGGAAAAGCACTTTTTTATCACTTTTAGCTGGATTAAAAGATGATTGCAAAGAGAATATAAAAACTCGCCCTGATTTAAAAATAGCATATTTGTTTCAAGATAGCAATGATCAGTTTATAGCCCCAAACGTTATTGAGGATGTAGCTTTTTCACTTTTAGTAGATGGTGTAAACGCAAAAGAAGCTGAAAGATTATCAAACAACATACTTGAAAGACTAAAAATATCACATCTTAAAAATAACTCTATATATTATCTATCTGGTGGGGAAAAAAGGCTTGTTGCAATAGCTGGAATGCTAGTAAGATATGCTGATTTATATCTATTAGATGAGCCATTTAAAGAGCTAGATAAAGAAAAAACCAATCTAGTCTTAGAAATTTTAAATGAAAAAAAAGCATTTGTTTTAATAACTCACGAAAAAAAAGAACTTCTTCAAAACGTTGAATTTTTTGATCTAGATATGCTAGAAAAAGAGTTTTGA